A single Gasterosteus aculeatus chromosome 2, fGasAcu3.hap1.1, whole genome shotgun sequence DNA region contains:
- the LOC144383662 gene encoding uncharacterized protein LOC144383662, whose amino-acid sequence MALSLDWPGAQGRPAPPRHQPRPQPLHCRQALCRPAAEPAPERYLCSQCPASFTLKSNADRHEKTIHYKKKLMQCAYCLKHFRDRTDLHRHLSSVHSRERGYACPACAKAFSTQKNLATHVKVCCQLGPGDLLGGGAGTGMSRGGAMDSLWRLSQEMKVDRHNLAINAEDRYGLTCSDATG is encoded by the coding sequence ATGGCGCTGTCGCTGGACTGGCCGGGCGCCCAAGGCCGCCCCGCGCCGCCCCGCCACCAGCCGCGACCCCAGCCCCTCCACTGCCGCCAGGCCCTCTGCCGGCCTGCCGCGGAGCCGGCGCCGGAGCGCTACCTCTGCTCGCAGTGCCCCGCCAGCTTCACCCTCAAGTCCAACGCCGACCGCCACGAGAAGACCATCCACTACAAGAAGAAGCTGATGCAGTGCGCGTACTGCCTGAAGCACTTCCGGGACCGCACAGACCTGCACCGCCACCTGTCCTCCGTGCACTCCCGGGAGAGGGGCTACGCCTGCCCCGCCTGCGCCAAGGCCTTCAGCACCCAGAAGAACCTGGCCACGCACGTCAAAGTGTGCTGCCAGCTGGGCCCGGGGGACCTGCTGGGAGGCGGCGCCGGGACGGGGATGTCCCGGGGCGGGGCGATGGACTCGCTGTGGCGGCTGTCTCAGGAGATGAAGGTTGACCGTCACAATCTCGCCATCAACGCGGAAGACCGATATGGGCTCACGTGCTCGGACGCCACCGGTTAG